GAACAATTGCTTGCTTAAAGGCCCGTCTTGTTACTAAGGGTTATGCTTAAACCTATGGAGTGGACTCttgtgatactttttctcctgttgctAAACTCACATTTGTTTGATTGTTCATTTCCACGGCAGctactcatcattggcctttgcatcagcttgatattaaaaataCTTTTCTTCATGAagatcttgaggaagaagtGTATATCGAGCAACCTCTTGGGTTCGTTGCTCAGGGAAAGTTAGGGCGAGTTTGTCGTCTtcgcaaatctttatatggattgaaacaaagccctcgtgcttggtttggtaaatttagtcaggctgttgagaaatttggtttgttgaaaagtaagtcagatcattctgtattttataaaagatcaactgctggtatcattttgttagtggtgtatgttgatgacatcattattactggaaatgatactgaaggcatctcatcccttaagtctttcattcatACCCAGTTTCACACAAAAGATTTAGGGGAGCTGAAGTATTTCTTGGGTATTGAAGTTACTTGgagtaaacaaggtatttttctgTCTCAAAGGACGTATGCACTTGATTTGTTAACTAAGACAGGAAAATTGGGAGCAAAACCTTGTaatgctccaatgaatccaATTGTGCATCTTACACATGATGGGgaaccatttgaagatcctgagaaatatcgcagattggttggaaagttgaattatcTAACTGTCACTCGTCGAAATATTGCATTCTCGATTAGTGTCATTAGTCAATTCGTGTCTTCTCCAACAATTCATTATTAGTCAACACTAGAgcaaattttatgttacttgaaaggagcaccaggacgaggtataatttacaaggatcatggacatacccaGTGTTTTTTTGATGTAGATTTGGTAGGCTCCAATGTAGATAGACGATCCATTTTAGGATATTGTGTATTTATTGGGGGCAATCTAgtctcttggaagagtaagaaacaaaatgttgtatctaGATCCAGTGCTGAATCAGAATATAGAGATATGGCATAGTCTGtgtgtgtgaggtaatatggatttatcagcttttgactgaattcgggtttaagacttctattccagcaaaattGTGGTGTGATAATCAAACTGATCTTCATATTGCCTCAAATCCCGTGttccacgagcgaactaagcacattgagattgattgttattttgtttgtgagaaaattcaacaaggtctgatctccacaggatatgtgaagatcggagaacaactaggagatatttttacaaagactttgaatggggtgcgggttaattatctttgtaacaagctgggcatgattaacatTTATGCTCCAGCTTGAGGGGAAGTGTTAGAATATTAGTTGTAAAGAAATTAGGGAAACTTGTattttagtagtttcctatttgtatttagtagttttccATTTAGactcctagctttgtatataaatatgtactattctatgaaataCATACACAATTCGATAacattttatttaaaagatctcgcattttatattatttatattaataaccaaatataactataatataattaaatcatGACTTCTAGTatgaatttaagatattaaaataacttaacaaaataaaatatttatgaaatcaatgaaatattacacattttttttgaaaaaaaaaacttcaataaaatcacaaaaaatatttattaaattgttattttacttaatatttaatatttatttttatttatgttgttctTTTTAGTTCAATAACTTAGTTTTaggttgtttttattttatttaattttagtatttttgttattattattttgtatatttaaTATGTTAGTGTGCTttaaattaactatttatttttttgataaattttaatttaaggaCTAAAATGtaagattaatttttaaaataaattaaaataagggttagaattcaaaaaaaaaaaaagtttaacacCAAATTAGTGTAGACTTAAATCTCACATTATTAATAGTATAGAATTTAGTGTACACTAATTTAATGCATAATTCAGTTTGTTGTTAAAGTTAAATAGTatataaattctaaaattagTACACCATTATAAATGTTTTTTGATCACTCttacatataattatttccaaaatTTGAGTAGCACTTTTTACGTAAAACTAATTGAGAAAGAAAAACCATTTAAGTGTGATAGTTGAAAACAAatgtcatatttattttttacaaaatgaaCAGTAGTATAACTGAAACACTAACACCCCAATCTAGTTATATGTccaacaaaatataaataaataagtaatttGTGACATAATTTAAGTTTAACTtacaattgtaaataaataattaagtttaactTTTAATGGTAATAATATTTGAGTTATATTTCTGGaacataatttaaattaattaggaatTATCACGTGACAATTTACTTAATATTTAACAATCAAGTATTTACAGAGTTttagaaatataacttaagtattattgtcactaaaaattaaatttagtatttttttgcAACTAGAGTTAAATTAAGTATTTACGGCGTTAAATTActttagaaaaatagaaaataagatattataagTTACCACACGTGTCGAACAGTTCGACGCACGTGCTGCTTCGTAACGTCCCAGACAGACACAACACAACACTCACAtctcatttaattattttatttataaaattaaataaataaatgaataaaaaagaaGGATATTTTTCCGTTATGTTTCTCTCTCATCTTCATTTCGCCAAAGCTAAACCAACTATCATTTTCGATTTCGATTATCAAAACCAGACCAAAATCTTTTTAGGGTTTACTTCTTTTACTGTACACAACCACACTGCAATAGAGGTTGATTGATTGATTATTTGATTGCTGAAGCTGATGATGGCGACCACAACCATGGAAGGAGCCAGCAATGGAGGGATCTTGTACCACGAGGTACAAGAGTCCAAGCTATGCGCTGTACATTGCGTGAACACGGTTTTACAAGGCCCTTTCTTCTCTGAATTCGATTTGGCCGCACTCGCTTCTGATCTCGATCTCAAGGAACGCCAGATGATGATCCAAGGTGCTGCTGCTAGCTCCGGAGATTTCTTCTCTGAAGAGTCACATAACGTCTCTTTGGACGGTGATTTCAGTATTCAGGTTCAATTTCTATGACCATTCattccttttattttatttccttaattggTTTGACTTCCCATTTTTGTTTAACTTGAGTTTTCAAAACCCAATAATTACTTTCTATATTTGCTTGCTTGCTTAGTGGGAAAGGATGCAAAATGAAATAGAacgaagaaaaggaaaaaaaaaatgatttattgtttattttagcaaagaaaatctgtctgtatatttattaaaaaatggaGTGAAAGGATATTATTTTACActcatttggaattttttctTAGTTAGACTTCAATTACTATAAATAAGTTATCTTTACTGAAATTACGATTGTGGGAAACTTGGGTCTTTGGTTCAAATGGCTTCTGGTTGTGTTTAGAGTAATGATCCTTtgtttgtatatatttatgagAGGGCGGGCGTccccacacacacacatatatgtatacatataaggGCTGGTAGGTCAGATTCTTTAGGTTTATTTCTTGACTTGTTACTATGGATAATGAAGAGCAAAAATAGAAGGAATTCAAGTGTCACATGGGTACTTCTAGGGTGTGTAAATGCTGTGGGTGATGCCATTAATACAGTATGTAGACCTGATCATTGTTCTGTCTGTACAATTTTAAACTTTGGCTGAATTGCTTTGTCTTCAATTAAGCCCTCATTGTTAACTGacattttatgtttattttgtggATGTGAGTGTTAGTGTTTGTGCTATTAGACTGATTCATATCCTGTTTTCCTAGCTATGAagggaataaaaaaaaaatgatagttgAGCATGACAAGTTCTACCCATGATTGAATGAATTAGATGGTGTTGGGAACAACATGTAGTAGCTGGAAAACCCTTATAAAATGGGAATTTCACTTGTGCCGATCATCCCTAGAGGCgtatgacaaaataattttgtaaataatgTGGTTCCCTTCTGCCCATAGGCGAACCTAGATAATTTTTTCAGAAGGGGCAAGaagttaaatataaatttggtaataaattATTGGCATAATATTCTTAAGCACAATGGAAATATGTTCTCAAACCATGTACAAGAAGAAGGTTCAAGCctcaatcacttcaaaatttttataatttttgtcaaataaaaatgcagGAGTGGATAGTCGAACCCCCAACCCCATGAACGGAGGAAAAAAAACTACCACTACACTAGCTAGActtaatttaatgaaatatattgacacacacacacacacacatatatatatatatatataaatatatttaaatgaaaaaaagttAGAGGGGTCAATCCACCACCCCCCTTCCCCCAACGTAGGTCTGCCTATGCTTCTGCCTACTTAATTACCTTTTCATCAAATTTTGTTTCCTTTCTCTAAAACGTTGAAGAAATTTGCGATCTTTGTTGAAAAACTCTATTTGAGTCAAGTAGCTTTCTTCAGTCTCTTTAGCAGGCCCTTAACTAGAGCATAATGAAAGTTAACTATGATGGAAAGTTTCCTAAGGCCATTTGGAGAAAACCCTGAATAGTTGGCATATTTAAATTTTGTCTGCagtgtatttttatattagACATATGTATTTCTTATCTTTTACCATACTGTGTTCCCTAATACAATGCGAGCGATATTAAATCCCTTACCCCTTGTACATAGTTTTTGATTAGTGTACTGTTTTGAGTTGGATGATTGTATTGCAGTTGATATACATGATAAATTGGAAGTCATTTCACACAGGTGAAGTTTTGTAATTTATCATGTCAGATAGTTGCAGTTTTGATGCTTGTTTTCTGCATTAGATTTTGACGTGAATATATTAGACAAAAGCTGAACTAGTTATGCGAATATAGAAGTCTTCTTCCATTTCTAGGTATTTTTTACCATATCTTGGAAGCTTAGCTTGGTAAAGTCTTTAGGGATGCACAGTGATGTTAAACAGTTTTGGAATATTTCTGGCTACGATATTGTAGAATTCTGGATAATTCTACTGTAGATTTCTATCTTATCCAATATTCCAATGTAGAATTGATTGAAATACGCCCGTTTTTGCATCATCTCACGTTTTCCCATTAGATGtctttcattaattgatttataGTACTTTGTTGTCCTCTTGTCAAATTTAAAATGAGAATTAAGTTTCTCCACCTTCTTTCCATGTGTGTATTTGCTTGTAAGTCACAACTAAAATTTTGTACTTGGGAATTTGAGTTCTCCTATGTGAACCATAAGTTGGCTTTCTGGGTTTCCATTATCTTGTATGTTCTGCAATTGTCTAGGCTTATGAAGATAATTACCGCATGCACTATCATTTCGTCTAGGAGTGAATCTTTTCTTGGTAAATCAACTTAATATATTTTCTCCATTTGAATAATTGTTTGCAGGTTCTAGAAAAGGCTTTGGAGGTTTGGGATCTCCAAGTCATACCCCTTCATTCTCCAGTTGCTGAGCCTGCTCAGATCGACCCTGAACTCGAAAATGCATTCATTTGTCATTTGCACGACCATTGGTTCTGTATAAGAAAAGTCAACGGAGAGTGGTACAATTTTGACAGTTTGTATGCGGCCCCAATGCACCTCTCCAAGTTTTACCTCTCAGCTTATTTAGACACTTTGAAAGGCGCCGGTTGGAGCATTTTTCTGGTTAGAGGAAATTTTCCAAAGGAGTGCCCCATTTCAGCTTCCGA
This region of Cannabis sativa cultivar Pink pepper isolate KNU-18-1 chromosome 7, ASM2916894v1, whole genome shotgun sequence genomic DNA includes:
- the LOC115697835 gene encoding ataxin-3 homolog, with product MMATTTMEGASNGGILYHEVQESKLCAVHCVNTVLQGPFFSEFDLAALASDLDLKERQMMIQGAAASSGDFFSEESHNVSLDGDFSIQVLEKALEVWDLQVIPLHSPVAEPAQIDPELENAFICHLHDHWFCIRKVNGEWYNFDSLYAAPMHLSKFYLSAYLDTLKGAGWSIFLVRGNFPKECPISASEASNGYGQWLSPEDAERITKSLGSSTQAPSEKPSLNQQSSDLSYGEAEMLSQMEDDDLKAAIAASLMDSAPASSKSEAVASSQDENESSKNKVE